One window of the Natrinema sp. HArc-T2 genome contains the following:
- a CDS encoding 5-formyltetrahydrofolate cyclo-ligase — MEKQALRERVWDDLEDSGVARFPFPPHGRIPNFAGASDAADQLAEQPEWKEATTIKANPDAPQLPVRRRALREGKTVYMAVPRLRDEECFLKLDPDVLEDYDAATTVSGSSEHGEQIGPDEIDRVDLIVSGSVAVTEDGGRIGKGEGYSDLEYAVLRELGLVGEETPVATTVHERQVIDEPVTLAAHDVGMNLIVTPDRVMRPEGSDQPTGLDWDLLDADRRDEIPVLRRLEEDTR, encoded by the coding sequence ATGGAAAAACAGGCGCTTCGCGAACGCGTGTGGGACGACCTTGAGGACAGCGGCGTCGCCCGGTTTCCGTTCCCGCCCCATGGCCGGATTCCGAACTTCGCCGGCGCGAGCGACGCCGCCGACCAATTGGCCGAACAACCCGAGTGGAAAGAAGCGACGACGATCAAGGCAAATCCCGACGCGCCACAGTTGCCCGTGCGACGGCGCGCATTACGCGAGGGAAAGACGGTCTACATGGCAGTGCCGCGGCTCCGTGACGAGGAGTGTTTCCTGAAACTCGATCCCGACGTTCTCGAGGACTACGACGCGGCGACGACAGTCTCGGGCTCGTCGGAACACGGCGAACAGATCGGCCCGGACGAGATCGATCGCGTCGATCTGATCGTCTCCGGTAGTGTCGCGGTCACGGAAGACGGCGGTCGTATCGGCAAGGGCGAGGGGTACAGTGACCTCGAGTACGCCGTCCTCCGGGAACTGGGACTGGTCGGCGAGGAGACACCGGTCGCGACGACGGTCCACGAGCGGCAGGTGATCGACGAACCGGTCACGCTCGCAGCCCACGACGTCGGGATGAATCTCATCGTCACGCCCGATCGGGTGATGCGACCCGAGGGTAGCGACCAGCCGACTGGTCTCGACTGGGACCTGCTCGATGCTGACCGACGCGACGAGATTCCGGTGCTACGGCGACTCGAGGAAGACACTCGATAA
- a CDS encoding molybdenum cofactor biosynthesis protein B, giving the protein MSDSTNESDVVGVAVVTISSDSSLEADDVGEAIVAAFEAAGHETVTRELIQRDYDNVQSNVSRLVDRDDADIVVTVGGTGVEPRDATLEAVRPLIDKDLPAFLDLFHAISYDELGTGVVSSRALSGIADGTPIFCLPNDREAVRIACESIIVPEAQRLATLANSGTDSDEE; this is encoded by the coding sequence ATGAGTGACTCGACGAACGAATCCGACGTGGTCGGCGTAGCCGTCGTCACGATCTCTTCGGACTCCTCGCTCGAGGCGGACGATGTGGGCGAGGCGATCGTGGCTGCCTTCGAGGCGGCGGGCCACGAGACCGTGACGCGGGAACTGATCCAGCGAGACTACGACAACGTCCAGTCGAACGTGTCGCGACTCGTCGACCGCGACGACGCGGATATCGTCGTCACCGTCGGCGGCACGGGCGTCGAACCGCGAGATGCGACTCTCGAGGCTGTTCGCCCACTGATAGACAAGGATCTCCCAGCGTTTCTCGATCTCTTTCACGCCATCTCCTACGACGAGTTGGGGACCGGCGTCGTCTCGAGTCGTGCCTTGAGTGGTATCGCTGATGGAACCCCGATCTTCTGTCTTCCCAACGACCGCGAGGCCGTGCGGATCGCCTGCGAGTCGATCATCGTCCCCGAGGCACAGCGACTCGCAACGCTTGCAAATAGCGGGACAGACTCCGACGAGGAGTGA
- a CDS encoding PHP domain-containing protein → MYTVDLHAHTRFFHGYRELGDRFDPFGVRLLAGMTGWRGLDGVATTNHDYYTPFAPPTSIELIPGIEITTDRGHVLVVGPDPPAETEPGALSPADAVELAHDRDCAAIVAHPFRNSSVRELEDISFDAIEVNGKHPRSRPLVEQLADDRNLPLVGGSDAHYPFEVGRAYTVIEADQLTPEAVVAAIRDGRVHARVCRTGFDRLLRRGYRKIHRRKEVLDTLEEPTPGVGSPPDEN, encoded by the coding sequence GTGTATACCGTTGATCTGCACGCACACACGCGGTTCTTTCATGGCTACCGCGAACTCGGCGATCGGTTCGATCCGTTTGGCGTCCGTTTACTCGCCGGAATGACCGGCTGGCGCGGCCTCGACGGGGTCGCGACGACGAATCACGACTACTACACACCATTTGCGCCGCCCACGTCCATCGAACTCATCCCGGGGATCGAAATCACGACCGACCGCGGTCACGTCCTCGTCGTCGGTCCCGACCCGCCCGCAGAGACGGAGCCAGGGGCGCTCTCTCCGGCGGATGCAGTCGAACTGGCACACGATCGCGACTGTGCAGCGATCGTCGCACACCCGTTTCGAAACAGTTCAGTCCGAGAACTCGAGGACATCTCCTTCGACGCGATCGAGGTCAACGGAAAACATCCCCGTTCGCGGCCACTGGTCGAACAGCTGGCAGACGATCGAAACCTGCCGCTGGTTGGCGGGAGCGACGCCCACTACCCATTCGAGGTGGGCCGGGCGTACACCGTGATCGAGGCCGATCAGCTCACGCCCGAGGCAGTCGTTGCTGCGATCCGTGACGGACGAGTCCATGCACGCGTTTGTCGGACGGGATTCGACCGGCTCCTCCGACGGGGATATCGGAAAATCCATCGCCGAAAAGAGGTGCTCGACACGCTTGAGGAGCCGACACCCGGCGTCGGGAGTCCACCGGATGAGAACTGA
- a CDS encoding NUDIX domain-containing protein, which produces MSTPQEDLSHENAGQDVIAVDADDTELELVNRLDAHTGDGIRHRAFTSLVFDGEGNILLAQRAPEKRLWGTYWDGTVASHPVEGQSQTEATRQRLEEELGITPDQYDDLRLTDRFEYKRYFENEGVEHEVCAVLQLTLTDRSLDPDEAEVAGLMWVPYERLHSHPEWYRQLRLCPWFEIAMRRDIR; this is translated from the coding sequence ATGAGCACGCCACAGGAGGACCTCAGCCACGAAAACGCCGGCCAAGACGTGATCGCCGTCGACGCTGACGACACCGAACTCGAGCTCGTCAACCGGTTGGACGCCCATACGGGCGATGGCATCCGCCATCGCGCGTTCACGTCGCTGGTCTTCGACGGGGAGGGCAACATCTTGCTCGCCCAGCGAGCACCGGAGAAACGTCTCTGGGGGACCTACTGGGACGGCACCGTCGCTTCCCACCCTGTCGAGGGCCAGAGCCAGACGGAAGCGACCCGACAGCGACTCGAGGAAGAACTCGGAATCACGCCCGACCAGTACGATGATCTGCGCCTAACCGACCGCTTCGAGTACAAACGCTACTTCGAAAACGAAGGCGTCGAACACGAGGTCTGTGCCGTCTTGCAGCTGACACTGACCGATCGCAGCCTCGACCCCGACGAGGCAGAGGTTGCCGGGCTGATGTGGGTTCCTTACGAGCGACTCCACTCGCATCCGGAGTGGTACAGACAACTGCGACTCTGCCCGTGGTTCGAGATCGCAATGCGTCGGGATATCCGGTAG
- a CDS encoding CTP synthase gives MPTESDTHYDPSLGNKFIFVTGGVMSGLGKGITAASTGRLLKNAGFDVTAVKIDPYLNVDAGTMNPYQHGEVYVLEDGGEVDLDLGNYERFLDIDMTSDHNITTGKTYQHVIEKERAGDYLGKTVQIIPHITDDIKRRIREAAEGTDVCIIEVGGTVGDIEGMPYLEALRQFAHEEPEENVLFTHVTLVPYSKNGEQKTKPTQHSVKEVRSIGLQPDIIVGRCEDRLDPETKEKIALFCDIPTEAVFSNPDVEDVYHVPLMVEEEGLDQYVLEHFGLADEALPEGERANGWREIVTTEKDEEVDIALVGKYDLEDAYMSIHESLKHAGFELGADVNVHWVSADEMADGHDGQLEDVDGVIVPGGFGMRGSEGKIEAVRYARENDVPFLGLCLGFQMAVVEYARHVLGLEDAHSAEMVEDTPHPVIDILPEQYEVEDMGGTMRLGEHTTVIEPQTLAYDLYDDTSCTERHRHRYEVNPEYFDQFEDEPLTFSGTAGNRMEILEHEDHPFFLGTQFHPEYTSRPGQPSPPFVGLVEAVLEQSSESEPDDADADTDTETEVTH, from the coding sequence ATGCCGACGGAATCGGACACTCATTATGACCCCTCACTGGGGAACAAGTTCATCTTCGTCACCGGCGGCGTCATGTCGGGACTCGGAAAGGGGATTACGGCTGCGAGCACCGGCCGACTCCTCAAAAACGCCGGGTTCGACGTCACCGCGGTGAAGATCGACCCGTACCTGAACGTCGACGCAGGAACGATGAATCCCTATCAGCACGGGGAAGTCTACGTCTTAGAGGACGGCGGCGAGGTCGACCTCGATCTGGGGAACTACGAACGGTTCCTCGACATCGACATGACCTCGGACCACAACATCACCACCGGGAAGACCTACCAGCACGTCATCGAAAAAGAGCGTGCCGGCGACTATCTCGGGAAGACGGTCCAGATCATTCCCCACATCACCGACGACATCAAACGACGCATCCGCGAGGCCGCCGAAGGCACCGACGTCTGTATCATCGAAGTCGGTGGCACGGTCGGTGACATCGAGGGGATGCCCTACCTCGAGGCCCTGCGCCAGTTCGCCCACGAGGAACCCGAGGAGAACGTCCTCTTTACGCACGTCACGCTCGTCCCGTACTCGAAAAACGGCGAGCAAAAGACCAAGCCGACCCAGCACAGCGTCAAGGAGGTCCGCTCGATCGGCCTCCAGCCCGACATCATCGTCGGGCGCTGTGAGGACCGACTCGACCCCGAGACCAAAGAGAAGATCGCCCTGTTCTGTGACATCCCGACCGAAGCGGTGTTCTCGAACCCCGACGTTGAGGACGTCTATCACGTCCCGCTGATGGTCGAGGAGGAAGGCTTGGATCAGTACGTCCTCGAGCACTTCGGACTCGCCGACGAGGCCCTGCCGGAAGGCGAGCGCGCAAACGGATGGCGTGAGATCGTCACGACCGAGAAAGACGAGGAGGTCGACATCGCGCTGGTCGGTAAGTACGACTTAGAGGACGCGTACATGTCGATCCACGAGTCGCTCAAACACGCCGGCTTCGAACTCGGTGCCGACGTGAACGTCCACTGGGTATCGGCCGACGAGATGGCCGACGGTCACGACGGGCAACTCGAGGATGTCGACGGCGTCATCGTCCCCGGCGGCTTCGGGATGCGTGGCTCCGAGGGCAAGATCGAAGCCGTTCGCTACGCCCGCGAGAACGACGTGCCGTTCCTGGGACTCTGTCTTGGCTTCCAGATGGCCGTCGTCGAGTACGCCCGCCACGTCCTGGGGCTCGAAGATGCCCACTCGGCGGAGATGGTCGAAGACACCCCACATCCGGTCATCGACATCCTGCCCGAACAGTACGAAGTCGAAGATATGGGCGGTACAATGCGACTCGGCGAACACACGACCGTGATCGAACCCCAGACGCTGGCCTACGACCTCTATGATGATACCTCCTGTACCGAGCGCCACCGCCACCGCTACGAGGTCAACCCCGAGTACTTCGACCAGTTCGAAGACGAACCGCTGACCTTCTCCGGCACTGCGGGCAATCGGATGGAGATCTTAGAACACGAGGACCACCCGTTCTTCCTCGGGACGCAGTTCCACCCCGAATACACGTCCCGCCCCGGACAGCCGAGCCCGCCCTTTGTCGGACTGGTCGAGGCCGTCCTCGAGCAGTCCAGCGAGAGCGAGCCCGACGATGCAGACGCAGACACTGACACCGAAACCGAGGTAACCCACTGA
- the guaA gene encoding glutamine-hydrolyzing GMP synthase codes for MVDTETFVPDAVAEIEDEIGDAHAVIALSGGVDSSVAAALAYESIGDQLTPVYVDTGLMRKGETEQIRETFDYMESLRIVDAKDRFLEALSGVTDPEEKREIIGEQFIREFEREAKDADADYLVQGTIYPDRIESEGGIKSHHNVGGLPEVVDFDGIVEPVRDLYKDEVREVARHLGLDEIVAERMPFPGPGLAVRVIGEVTEEKLEVARHSCHVVEEELEEYEPWQALAAVIGKATGVKGDNRVHGWVVSVRSVDSRDGMTARAQEIDWDTLQRIQSRITGQNDNVARVVYDVTHKPPATIEYE; via the coding sequence ATGGTAGACACTGAGACGTTCGTTCCGGACGCAGTTGCAGAGATCGAAGACGAAATCGGCGACGCACACGCGGTCATCGCCCTCTCGGGCGGTGTCGACTCCTCGGTCGCCGCCGCGCTGGCCTACGAGTCCATCGGCGACCAGCTCACCCCGGTCTACGTCGACACCGGCCTGATGCGGAAAGGCGAGACCGAGCAGATCCGCGAGACGTTCGATTACATGGAGTCGCTGCGGATCGTCGACGCCAAAGACCGGTTCCTCGAGGCCCTCTCGGGAGTCACCGACCCCGAAGAGAAACGCGAGATCATCGGCGAGCAGTTCATCCGCGAGTTCGAGCGTGAAGCGAAAGACGCGGACGCCGACTATCTCGTCCAGGGAACGATCTACCCTGATCGAATCGAGAGCGAGGGCGGGATCAAGTCCCACCACAACGTCGGTGGCCTCCCCGAGGTCGTCGACTTCGACGGCATCGTCGAACCCGTCCGCGACCTCTACAAAGACGAGGTCCGCGAAGTCGCCCGCCACCTCGGACTCGACGAGATCGTCGCCGAGCGGATGCCGTTCCCCGGCCCCGGCCTCGCCGTGCGCGTCATTGGCGAAGTCACCGAGGAGAAACTCGAGGTCGCGCGCCACTCGTGTCACGTCGTCGAAGAGGAACTCGAGGAATACGAGCCGTGGCAAGCGCTCGCGGCCGTCATCGGCAAGGCGACGGGTGTCAAAGGCGACAACCGCGTCCACGGCTGGGTCGTCTCCGTGCGCTCGGTCGACTCCCGCGACGGGATGACCGCCCGCGCCCAGGAGATCGACTGGGACACGCTCCAGCGGATCCAGTCCCGGATCACCGGCCAGAACGACAACGTCGCCCGCGTCGTCTACGACGTGACCCACAAACCGCCTGCGACCATCGAGTACGAATGA
- a CDS encoding diacylglycerol kinase family protein, with product MSPERTASGRVDDRVLILNPVSGSQDHVDTLIERGPEHGFDVRKTEERGDAKRLARDAAPNVDLIAAGGGDGTVNKVVNGIAAANELETTTVAIIPAGTGNNFATNIGIHGIDHAFQVIEEGRRRRIDLGTANGQIFVNSCVGGITAEASSKTEPESKANLGVLAYVKSMLATMGSFDSLPLRVETAPGPNGKRTQAWNGRAMFVLIGNCRRFTGARTAQANVEDGLLEVTIVEDAAAMNLLSDAALQRLLGRDSNYVVRRRAPSLVIESSRDAITYSLDGEMLEAHSLRLETIPRTLQIAVGEDYQPDPDSGIF from the coding sequence ATGTCTCCGGAGAGGACAGCCAGCGGTCGCGTCGATGACCGCGTGCTCATCCTCAATCCCGTCAGCGGCAGTCAGGACCACGTCGACACTCTGATCGAACGGGGTCCCGAACACGGCTTCGACGTTCGAAAAACCGAGGAACGCGGCGACGCGAAACGGCTCGCCCGCGACGCTGCACCCAATGTCGACCTGATCGCGGCAGGCGGCGGCGACGGCACGGTGAACAAAGTCGTTAATGGGATCGCCGCCGCGAACGAACTCGAGACGACCACGGTCGCCATCATCCCTGCGGGAACGGGCAACAACTTCGCAACGAATATCGGAATCCACGGGATCGACCACGCGTTTCAGGTGATCGAGGAGGGACGACGGCGACGGATCGATCTCGGCACTGCGAATGGCCAGATCTTTGTCAACTCCTGTGTCGGCGGCATTACCGCCGAAGCAAGCAGCAAGACGGAGCCAGAGAGCAAGGCGAACCTGGGCGTGCTCGCATACGTCAAAAGTATGCTCGCGACGATGGGGTCGTTCGACTCGCTTCCGCTTCGGGTGGAGACGGCTCCCGGACCGAACGGGAAACGAACACAAGCCTGGAACGGTCGGGCCATGTTCGTCCTCATCGGAAACTGTCGACGGTTCACTGGCGCTCGAACGGCACAGGCCAACGTCGAGGACGGCCTGCTCGAGGTGACGATCGTCGAGGACGCCGCGGCGATGAACCTGCTCAGCGATGCGGCCCTCCAGCGGCTGTTGGGTCGCGATAGCAACTACGTCGTTCGCCGACGCGCCCCGTCGCTCGTGATCGAGAGCAGTCGAGATGCGATCACGTACAGCCTCGACGGCGAGATGCTCGAGGCCCACTCGCTGCGCCTCGAAACGATCCCGCGGACGCTCCAGATCGCCGTCGGCGAGGACTATCAACCCGATCCGGATAGTGGGATATTCTAA
- a CDS encoding zinc-binding dehydrogenase, which yields MQAVKITEHGDRDVIEYGEYPDPEIDRDEVLVDIKAAALNHLDIWTRRGMPGIDLEMPHIPGSDGAGVVEAVGEDVTRFEEGDHVAVSAGVGDLRMDDPTLDPRFHIIGEHVTGVHSEYAAVPEDNLIPVPEHVDWEVAGSASLVFQTAWRMLIERAEVKAGESVLVLGASGGVGHAALQIADYAGAEVYATGSSEEKLQYAEEHGADHVCNYEEENFADWVLSETDGRGVDVVVEHVGAPTWQDSLKSLTKGGRLVTCGGTGGGNPETDIPRIFWNQLEIIGSTMATPDQVDDVLELVWDGTFEPAIREVLPMSETARAHEIIENREGFGKVVVRPDSEL from the coding sequence ATGCAAGCAGTCAAGATCACGGAACACGGCGACAGAGATGTCATCGAGTACGGCGAGTATCCGGATCCCGAGATCGACCGGGACGAGGTACTGGTCGATATCAAGGCAGCCGCGCTCAACCACCTGGACATATGGACCCGCCGCGGGATGCCGGGAATCGATCTCGAGATGCCCCACATTCCGGGCAGTGACGGGGCTGGCGTCGTCGAAGCGGTCGGCGAGGACGTCACCCGCTTCGAGGAAGGCGACCACGTGGCGGTTTCCGCCGGCGTCGGTGATCTGCGGATGGACGACCCGACGCTCGATCCGCGCTTCCACATCATCGGCGAGCACGTCACCGGCGTCCACTCCGAGTACGCCGCGGTCCCCGAGGACAACCTGATCCCCGTCCCCGAGCACGTCGACTGGGAGGTCGCTGGCTCGGCCTCGCTGGTCTTCCAGACCGCCTGGCGGATGCTCATCGAGCGTGCTGAGGTCAAAGCCGGCGAATCGGTACTCGTCCTCGGAGCCAGCGGCGGGGTCGGCCACGCCGCGCTCCAGATCGCCGACTACGCCGGTGCGGAAGTGTACGCGACCGGCAGCAGCGAGGAGAAACTCCAGTACGCCGAGGAACACGGCGCAGACCACGTCTGTAACTACGAAGAGGAGAACTTCGCCGACTGGGTGCTCTCGGAGACCGACGGCCGCGGGGTCGACGTTGTCGTCGAACACGTCGGCGCACCTACCTGGCAGGACTCGCTGAAGAGTCTGACCAAGGGCGGCCGACTCGTCACCTGTGGCGGGACTGGCGGCGGCAACCCCGAGACTGACATTCCGCGCATCTTCTGGAACCAACTCGAGATCATCGGCTCGACGATGGCCACACCGGATCAGGTCGACGACGTGCTGGAACTCGTCTGGGATGGCACCTTCGAGCCGGCGATCCGCGAGGTGCTGCCGATGAGCGAGACTGCCCGCGCCCACGAGATCATCGAAAACCGGGAAGGGTTCGGGAAGGTCGTCGTCCGCCCGGACAGCGAACTGTAG
- a CDS encoding Lrp/AsnC family transcriptional regulator has product MDELDRQILDILRRDARTPYTEIADEVETSEGTVRNRVERMMDDDVIERFTISTRTGNVQAMLEISVAVDVDTKGVSERMAEWDEVDFVWMVSGEQDIVLVVDAADTRGVNDLITKARDQDEVVSTKTRLILDEELG; this is encoded by the coding sequence ATGGACGAGCTGGACCGACAGATCCTCGATATCCTCCGGCGTGACGCCCGAACGCCGTATACGGAGATCGCTGACGAGGTCGAAACGAGCGAGGGGACCGTGCGCAACCGTGTCGAACGAATGATGGACGACGACGTCATCGAGCGTTTTACCATCTCGACGCGGACGGGAAACGTCCAGGCGATGCTCGAGATCAGCGTCGCGGTCGACGTCGACACCAAGGGGGTTTCCGAGCGGATGGCCGAGTGGGACGAAGTCGACTTCGTCTGGATGGTCTCGGGCGAGCAAGACATCGTCCTCGTCGTCGACGCTGCGGACACACGCGGGGTCAACGACCTCATTACGAAAGCCCGCGATCAGGACGAGGTTGTCAGCACGAAGACACGACTCATTCTGGACGAAGAACTCGGCTGA
- a CDS encoding VOC family protein: protein MADTPVIPETARIGRTALLVSDLDEMIDFYRDVVGLTVQTRRATAATLGVDETPLLVLNRAEDVSPRGRAQVGLFHTAFKVPSRAALGAALERIREHWQLDGASDHYVSEALYLSDPEGNGVEIYTDRPREEWPRTADGMIELGTVPLDLDDVASQSDGSADAPPDTTVGHLHLEATSLEAAREFYVETLGLTIQTEARSALFLAAGDYHHHLGVNTWHGRSQPAGGRGLAWFEVVVSDDETLATVRRRLEDAAVTVDDWDEGIELSDPDGITIRIRAV from the coding sequence ATGGCGGACACCCCGGTCATTCCAGAGACCGCACGCATCGGTCGTACTGCACTGCTCGTTTCGGATCTCGACGAGATGATCGACTTCTATCGAGACGTCGTCGGCCTCACGGTACAGACGCGACGTGCGACGGCGGCGACACTCGGTGTCGATGAGACACCGTTGCTCGTTTTGAACCGCGCCGAAGACGTCTCGCCTCGCGGACGGGCGCAGGTAGGACTGTTCCACACCGCGTTCAAGGTCCCCTCACGCGCTGCGTTGGGGGCTGCACTCGAGCGGATTCGCGAGCACTGGCAGCTCGACGGCGCATCCGATCACTACGTGAGCGAAGCGCTGTATCTGAGCGATCCCGAGGGTAATGGCGTCGAAATCTACACGGATCGGCCACGGGAGGAGTGGCCACGCACAGCCGACGGCATGATCGAACTTGGGACCGTCCCGCTCGACCTCGATGACGTCGCTTCCCAGTCAGACGGCAGCGCTGACGCACCACCAGACACGACAGTCGGACACCTCCATCTGGAAGCGACATCGCTCGAGGCGGCACGCGAGTTCTACGTCGAGACGCTGGGCCTGACCATCCAGACCGAGGCACGGTCGGCATTGTTCCTGGCAGCCGGCGACTACCATCACCATCTCGGCGTGAACACGTGGCACGGCCGGTCACAGCCAGCAGGCGGGCGCGGACTGGCGTGGTTCGAGGTCGTCGTCTCGGACGACGAGACGCTCGCGACGGTTCGGCGGCGACTTGAAGATGCTGCTGTCACGGTCGATGACTGGGACGAGGGAATCGAACTCAGCGATCCGGACGGGATCACGATCCGAATCCGTGCGGTGTAG
- a CDS encoding PAS domain S-box protein encodes MTTGDRADNQPEPTVPADRRTRSEHGCSTMLEEYETIFNAVEDAVFLLDVDRTVGGRTYRYRRVNPAYETITGLTDTELSGQTPAEVFDAETAAAITDRYDACVEQAATIDYETTLSLPAGERTLETKLTPTVVNETVDQLVGIVRDVTEQQRKECDLERNRALLEKAEQLAAVGGWELDLRSDDLRWTDGTREIFEVGADYEPTLSEAVAFYHPDDRERIRSFVETCRDGGEPYDVVLRITTAAGNERWIHTVGEPVVDGGEVVALRGAVRDVTARREREQELQLFQKAVEQAGHGIVITDREGTIEYVNPAYERDSGYTRTEAVGRNPRLVKSGKHDEAFYERLWETICTGGVWEHELINRRKSGELYHVEQTIAPITDNDEITHFVAIESDITEQRLRGQRLSVLNRVLRHNIRNGMNVIKGNATRLRTSSDDDERDEALTAIEEQAAELLKISDNAAAVRDLFRRDRHPDATCDVGAMLSRLTTDFDEQYPDADITVTAPETIAAQADDRLETAIRKAVANAVTHTDRAVPEITVNATPVDGPDTGDWVDVTIADNGPGIPPQERPMVEHEPETQLVHGTGLELWHIYWVAKSFGGEMKITDNEPRGSVVTLRVPAATT; translated from the coding sequence ATGACCACCGGGGACAGGGCTGACAACCAACCCGAGCCTACAGTGCCCGCTGATCGCCGGACACGATCGGAGCATGGCTGCTCGACGATGCTCGAAGAGTACGAAACGATATTCAACGCCGTCGAGGACGCCGTTTTTCTCCTCGATGTCGATCGAACGGTCGGCGGTCGCACGTACCGGTATCGGCGTGTCAATCCCGCATACGAGACGATTACCGGTCTGACCGACACGGAGCTCAGCGGACAGACACCGGCCGAGGTGTTCGACGCGGAAACGGCGGCTGCCATCACCGACCGATACGACGCGTGCGTCGAGCAGGCGGCGACGATCGACTACGAAACGACGCTGTCGCTTCCCGCTGGCGAACGCACGCTCGAGACGAAACTGACGCCGACAGTCGTGAACGAGACGGTCGATCAGCTCGTCGGAATCGTTCGTGACGTCACCGAGCAACAGCGAAAGGAGTGTGACCTCGAGCGGAATCGGGCACTCCTCGAGAAAGCGGAACAACTCGCCGCCGTCGGTGGGTGGGAACTCGATCTACGGTCGGACGACCTCCGGTGGACCGACGGGACGCGAGAGATCTTCGAGGTCGGTGCCGACTACGAGCCGACGCTGTCCGAGGCAGTTGCGTTCTATCATCCCGACGACCGGGAGCGGATCCGCTCGTTCGTCGAGACGTGTCGGGACGGCGGCGAGCCGTACGACGTGGTCCTGCGAATCACCACCGCTGCGGGGAACGAACGATGGATCCACACCGTCGGCGAGCCGGTCGTCGACGGCGGTGAGGTCGTCGCGTTACGCGGCGCGGTCAGAGACGTGACGGCACGACGGGAACGCGAACAGGAACTGCAGCTCTTTCAGAAGGCGGTCGAACAGGCGGGCCACGGGATCGTGATCACGGATCGCGAGGGAACGATCGAGTACGTCAATCCGGCCTACGAACGAGACAGCGGGTACACCCGTACGGAGGCCGTCGGGCGAAACCCGCGGCTGGTCAAATCGGGCAAACACGACGAGGCGTTCTACGAGCGGCTCTGGGAGACGATCTGCACGGGTGGTGTCTGGGAACACGAACTCATCAACCGGCGGAAATCAGGGGAACTGTACCACGTCGAGCAGACGATCGCACCGATTACTGACAACGACGAAATCACGCATTTCGTCGCGATCGAGTCCGATATCACCGAACAGCGACTACGCGGACAACGGCTTAGTGTGCTCAACCGGGTCCTGCGACACAACATCCGAAACGGGATGAACGTGATCAAGGGGAACGCAACGCGACTCCGGACTTCCTCCGACGACGACGAGCGAGACGAGGCCCTGACCGCAATCGAAGAACAGGCCGCCGAATTGCTCAAAATCAGCGACAACGCCGCAGCAGTGCGAGACCTGTTTCGGCGTGACCGCCATCCCGACGCTACCTGTGATGTCGGTGCGATGCTCTCGCGGCTGACGACCGACTTCGACGAGCAGTATCCCGACGCCGACATCACCGTGACCGCACCCGAGACCATCGCGGCACAGGCTGACGACCGACTCGAGACGGCGATTCGGAAGGCAGTCGCCAACGCCGTTACCCATACCGATCGCGCAGTGCCCGAGATTACCGTCAACGCGACCCCGGTCGACGGACCCGACACGGGCGACTGGGTCGACGTCACTATCGCCGACAACGGGCCGGGAATCCCGCCACAGGAACGACCGATGGTCGAACACGAACCCGAGACGCAACTCGTCCACGGGACCGGCCTCGAGCTCTGGCATATCTACTGGGTGGCAAAGAGCTTCGGCGGCGAGATGAAGATCACGGACAACGAGCCACGGGGCAGTGTCGTTACGCTGCGTGTTCCGGCAGCCACAACGTGA
- a CDS encoding CTP synthetase, giving the protein MSTTAIVAGPDDDEIGAALEADGVDVTRVDGVITRPQLEEAGIVASDLYVLTDVDQATTIPIVCDLNDDLRTVVYARDTVPEFVKGQLDLAIDPQLMDASVVADELVD; this is encoded by the coding sequence ATGAGCACGACTGCGATCGTCGCCGGCCCCGACGACGACGAGATCGGCGCGGCACTCGAGGCCGACGGCGTCGACGTGACTCGCGTCGACGGCGTCATTACCCGCCCCCAACTCGAGGAAGCGGGCATCGTCGCGAGCGATCTGTACGTCCTGACCGATGTCGACCAGGCGACGACGATCCCCATCGTCTGCGATCTCAACGACGACCTTCGAACCGTCGTCTACGCTCGCGACACAGTTCCGGAGTTCGTCAAGGGACAGCTCGACCTCGCGATCGATCCGCAGCTGATGGACGCGAGCGTCGTCGCCGACGAACTGGTCGACTGA